One window from the genome of Gemmatimonadota bacterium encodes:
- a CDS encoding alkaline phosphatase family protein has protein sequence MTSRDPRAAGVIVLVADGIRPDTLASAISTGRAPALAQLRAEGALHTVTSVFPSVTGPAYAPFLMGRYPGSVGLPGLRWFDREGRATSRWHRTRSYVGVDFGKVDSDLDPTTPTIFELAEPALGALNVIGRGLPQQHRIGGSLGFGLYALATHLRGGVDGWLAIDRRIADEFAHRVQRDRPIFAFCALTGIDKASHATGHDSPKVFEALSIVDALAGRLRDDALRDGRWERTHLWVVSDHGHSPVTQHDDLATQLRHWGLGVRAHPWVMGANHDTAVMVSGNAMAHIYVNLRERTRQWWPSHTARWQWLADRLLALPSVDLLLFPTSDRVCEVRAHGRGGARIVRERDRWAYRPETGDPLGVGPLEGLTLESAWDATAGSDYPDAIVQALQLAASPRAGDIIASAARGWDFRARWEPIPHVSSHGALHRDHMVVPLLLNRPVAAQPRRTVDVMPSALSALHIRLPAGLDGTSFF, from the coding sequence GTGACTTCCCGCGACCCGCGAGCGGCCGGAGTGATCGTGCTCGTGGCCGACGGCATCCGTCCCGACACGCTGGCGTCGGCCATCTCCACCGGCCGCGCGCCGGCACTGGCCCAACTGCGCGCCGAAGGGGCGCTGCATACGGTCACCTCGGTATTTCCGTCGGTGACGGGGCCGGCGTACGCCCCCTTTCTTATGGGCCGTTACCCAGGAAGCGTCGGACTCCCCGGACTCCGATGGTTCGATCGCGAGGGGCGCGCCACCTCGCGCTGGCACCGCACTCGGAGCTATGTCGGCGTCGATTTCGGCAAGGTGGACAGCGACCTCGACCCGACCACCCCCACCATTTTTGAACTCGCCGAACCGGCGCTCGGTGCCCTGAACGTCATTGGGCGTGGCTTGCCACAACAGCACCGGATTGGCGGATCCCTGGGCTTTGGACTGTACGCGCTCGCCACCCATTTGCGCGGCGGCGTCGACGGGTGGCTCGCCATCGACCGGCGCATCGCCGATGAGTTCGCGCATCGCGTGCAGCGCGACCGACCGATCTTCGCCTTTTGCGCCCTCACCGGCATCGACAAAGCCTCCCACGCCACGGGGCACGATTCACCAAAAGTGTTCGAAGCGCTGAGCATTGTGGACGCACTCGCCGGACGCCTGCGCGACGATGCCCTGCGCGACGGCCGCTGGGAACGCACGCACCTGTGGGTCGTCAGCGATCACGGACACTCGCCGGTCACACAGCACGATGACCTCGCCACACAGCTCCGCCACTGGGGGCTCGGCGTGCGCGCCCACCCGTGGGTGATGGGCGCCAATCATGACACCGCTGTAATGGTCAGCGGCAACGCGATGGCGCACATCTATGTGAATCTCCGCGAGCGAACGCGACAGTGGTGGCCGTCACACACCGCACGTTGGCAGTGGCTCGCGGATCGCCTGCTGGCGCTGCCGTCGGTTGATCTGCTCCTTTTTCCCACGAGCGATCGCGTCTGCGAGGTGCGCGCCCACGGACGCGGCGGCGCGCGCATTGTGCGCGAACGCGACCGATGGGCGTATCGCCCCGAGACCGGCGATCCCCTCGGCGTGGGGCCGCTCGAAGGGCTCACCCTCGAGTCGGCCTGGGACGCCACCGCTGGCTCCGACTACCCCGACGCAATCGTGCAGGCGCTACAGCTCGCCGCAAGTCCACGCGCCGGCGACATCATCGCCAGTGCCGCTCGCGGATGGGACTTTCGCGCGCGGTGGGAGCCCATTCCCCACGTCTCGAGCCATGGCGCGCTCCATCGCGATCACATGGTGGTGCCGCTCCTGCTCAATCGGCCGGTGGCCGCGCAGCCGCGCCGAACGGTGGACGTTATGCCCAGCGCGCTCTCGGCGCTGCACATCCGGCTACCCGCCGGACTCGACGGAACGAGTTTC